The proteins below are encoded in one region of Mycolicibacterium neworleansense:
- a CDS encoding LLM class flavin-dependent oxidoreductase, translated as MTMPVMEPQLDATTLRSWAHVIDGGPFSSLCWGERIAFDNPDSLTLLGALAAWTDRVRLVTTVVVPQLHDPVMLAKGLATGDLLSGGRLTVGIGVGGRHEDYHAVGADPASQTRRGMAERVAVMKRVWAGEKVTESVLPVGPPPVQAGGPPLHIGTIGPKTIRDAAAWADGVAGTTLDLDLSRQAELFDIARNAWAQAGKPKPHLATSFWFALGKPEEARAQVHRHLRRYMNWIPAEYVDAMAPMTGWAGTEEELIEVLGKFEDIGTDEVHLIPTSSDIDQLRRVAEVAKVFA; from the coding sequence ATGACGATGCCGGTCATGGAGCCTCAGTTGGATGCGACGACGCTGCGGTCCTGGGCGCACGTCATCGACGGGGGCCCGTTCTCCTCGCTGTGCTGGGGTGAGCGCATCGCCTTCGACAACCCCGACAGCCTGACCCTGCTGGGGGCACTGGCGGCGTGGACCGACCGGGTTCGGCTGGTGACCACGGTGGTGGTGCCGCAGCTGCATGACCCGGTGATGCTGGCCAAAGGTCTGGCCACCGGTGATCTGCTCAGTGGCGGCCGATTGACCGTGGGCATCGGTGTCGGCGGCCGCCACGAGGACTATCACGCGGTCGGCGCCGACCCGGCCTCCCAGACGAGGCGGGGCATGGCCGAGCGCGTTGCGGTGATGAAGCGGGTGTGGGCCGGGGAGAAAGTCACCGAATCGGTACTTCCGGTCGGGCCGCCGCCGGTGCAGGCCGGCGGGCCGCCCCTGCACATCGGCACCATCGGGCCCAAGACCATCCGTGATGCCGCGGCCTGGGCCGACGGCGTGGCCGGCACCACCTTGGACCTGGATCTGTCCCGCCAGGCCGAATTGTTCGACATCGCCCGGAATGCCTGGGCCCAGGCAGGTAAGCCCAAGCCGCATCTGGCCACCTCGTTCTGGTTCGCGCTCGGCAAGCCCGAGGAAGCCCGCGCCCAGGTGCACCGCCACCTGCGCAGGTACATGAACTGGATCCCGGCCGAGTACGTCGACGCGATGGCTCCCATGACCGGCTGGGCGGGCACCGAGGAGGAATTGATCGAGGTGCTCGGCAAGTTCGAGGACATCGGCACCGACGAGGTGCACCTGATCCCGACCAGCTCCGATATCGACCAACTGCGTCGGGTGGCAGAGGTGGCGAAAGTCTTCGCCTGA
- a CDS encoding VOC family protein → MAITTSSVAHVRLTVTDVEQSRQFYESVFGWPVLIELPQDADAITRARLGFLFGGVIYDAGGTLIGLRPVGRDAFDENRTGLDHLAFRLKNLAELDEAARHLDDLGIAHEPVKDIGPAYILEFRDPDNIALELTAPK, encoded by the coding sequence ATGGCCATCACCACGTCCTCTGTCGCGCACGTGCGGCTCACGGTCACCGACGTCGAACAGTCCCGGCAGTTCTACGAGAGCGTTTTCGGCTGGCCGGTTCTGATCGAGCTGCCGCAGGATGCCGACGCCATCACCCGCGCACGGCTGGGTTTCCTGTTCGGCGGGGTCATCTACGACGCCGGTGGCACACTGATCGGCCTGCGCCCGGTCGGCCGTGATGCGTTCGACGAGAACCGAACCGGGCTGGACCACTTGGCCTTCCGGCTCAAGAACCTCGCCGAGCTGGACGAGGCCGCACGACACCTCGACGACCTGGGCATCGCCCACGAACCGGTCAAGGACATCGGCCCCGCCTACATCCTGGAGTTCCGCGACCCCGACAACATCGCGTTGGAGCTCACCGCGCCGAAGTAG
- a CDS encoding sensor histidine kinase: MVAMSETVLPAPVEPAREPVGRSTNIGLVPTASMITGAAVALVWFWIPLSIMVIGFSSIPSVIGFLLAGVVFIYLMRGVEWVERARSEAVFGLGIGIPPRHLSPHTGFQGWAHQLWLDISSTRFWKGFCHHYLRMTYDMLATGLAFALLAFAFVGPAAAAAIRQSDADAGLIFLSPPLAWLLAVVAVVAAIAILILAPAMDAAIDRWLLSPSSTAALEYQVSALSDARRGAVSSAQTERHRIERDLHDSVQPRLVSLAMTIGLAQTKLDSDPPAAKALIAEAHDDAKSALVELRNVVRGIAPTILSDRGLDAALSSVVQRSENSGVPTTLHIELPRRLPDEVESVAYFVVAEALTNIAKHANASQAVVTVRLDAAANVLHVSVFDDGRGGAVVDAGENATGLRGLDERVRAAGGTFGVSSPATGPTIVTAVLPCGS; the protein is encoded by the coding sequence ATGGTCGCAATGAGCGAAACCGTCCTGCCCGCACCCGTCGAGCCGGCTCGCGAGCCCGTGGGGAGATCAACCAACATCGGCCTCGTACCGACCGCATCGATGATCACCGGCGCCGCGGTGGCATTGGTGTGGTTCTGGATTCCGTTGTCCATCATGGTCATCGGGTTCTCCTCGATTCCGTCGGTGATCGGCTTCCTGCTCGCCGGGGTGGTGTTCATCTACCTGATGCGCGGTGTCGAGTGGGTGGAGCGCGCCCGCAGTGAGGCGGTATTCGGCCTCGGCATCGGTATCCCGCCACGGCACCTGTCGCCTCACACCGGATTCCAGGGCTGGGCGCACCAGCTGTGGCTGGACATCAGCAGTACCCGGTTCTGGAAGGGCTTCTGCCACCACTATCTGCGGATGACGTACGACATGCTGGCTACCGGCCTCGCGTTCGCGTTACTGGCGTTCGCGTTCGTGGGCCCGGCGGCGGCGGCCGCCATCCGCCAGAGCGACGCCGACGCCGGTCTGATCTTCCTCTCCCCGCCGCTCGCCTGGCTGCTGGCCGTCGTCGCCGTCGTCGCCGCAATCGCCATCCTGATCCTCGCCCCGGCCATGGATGCCGCGATCGACCGATGGCTTCTGTCCCCGTCGTCCACCGCTGCTCTGGAGTACCAGGTGAGTGCGCTGTCCGATGCCAGGCGGGGCGCCGTGTCCTCGGCGCAGACCGAACGCCACCGCATCGAACGGGATCTACATGACAGCGTGCAGCCCCGGCTGGTGTCGCTGGCCATGACGATCGGGCTGGCCCAGACCAAGCTGGATTCGGATCCACCCGCTGCCAAGGCATTGATCGCCGAGGCGCACGACGACGCCAAGAGCGCACTGGTGGAACTGCGCAACGTGGTGCGCGGGATCGCCCCGACGATCCTGTCCGATCGCGGTCTCGACGCGGCATTGTCCTCGGTGGTGCAACGTTCGGAGAACTCCGGAGTACCGACCACATTGCACATCGAGTTGCCTCGCCGGCTGCCCGACGAAGTGGAATCGGTTGCCTACTTCGTGGTCGCCGAGGCCTTGACCAACATCGCCAAGCACGCCAACGCCTCTCAGGCGGTCGTCACCGTCCGGTTGGATGCGGCGGCCAACGTGCTGCACGTGTCGGTGTTCGACGACGGCCGGGGCGGCGCAGTCGTCGACGCCGGCGAGAACGCCACCGGTCTACGCGGACTGGACGAACGGGTGCGCGCCGCAGGCGGGACCTTCGGGGTGTCCAGCCCGGCCACCGGCCCGACGATCGTCACGGCGGTGCTGCCATGCGGATCGTGA
- a CDS encoding response regulator transcription factor, which produces MRIVIAEDSALLRAGIERILADAGHEIVAGVPDATNLLRLVNEHRPDLAILDVRMPPTFTDEGIRAAALLRSQNPESPVLVLSHYVEERYAADLIASDTRGFGYLLKDRVADVPAFLDAVAVVGGGGTVLDPEVVSQMLLRSARRSALDQLTPRERDVLQLMAEGKTNSAIAAALHISVGSAEKHIASIFTKFDLAPDESENRRVLAVLRYLET; this is translated from the coding sequence ATGCGGATCGTGATCGCCGAGGACTCGGCGCTGCTGCGGGCGGGCATCGAGCGGATCCTGGCCGACGCCGGGCACGAGATCGTCGCCGGGGTGCCCGATGCCACCAACCTGCTGCGCCTGGTCAACGAGCATCGCCCCGACCTGGCCATCCTCGACGTCCGGATGCCACCGACATTCACCGATGAGGGCATCCGGGCGGCGGCGCTGTTGCGCAGCCAGAACCCCGAGTCGCCGGTACTGGTGCTCTCCCACTACGTCGAGGAGCGCTACGCGGCCGATCTGATCGCCTCGGACACAAGGGGATTCGGTTATCTGCTCAAGGACCGCGTGGCCGATGTGCCTGCATTCCTCGACGCCGTCGCCGTGGTCGGCGGCGGAGGCACGGTACTCGATCCCGAGGTGGTGTCACAGATGTTGCTGCGTTCGGCCCGCCGCAGCGCCCTCGACCAGCTGACGCCGCGCGAGCGCGATGTCCTGCAGCTGATGGCCGAGGGCAAGACGAACTCGGCGATCGCCGCCGCGCTTCACATCTCGGTCGGCTCGGCCGAGAAACACATCGCCTCGATCTTCACGAAATTCGACCTCGCGCCCGACGAGAGCGAGAACCGCCGCGTGCTGGCGGTGCTGCGCTACCTCGAGACCTAG